A single genomic interval of Solimonas sp. K1W22B-7 harbors:
- a CDS encoding SDR family NAD(P)-dependent oxidoreductase, producing MDLYGKTIVLTGASGGIGEEAAKQLARAGAQLCLVARREEELQRVRREIEAEGGRASIHACDLADPADLERCADAILAQHPRIDVLVNNAARSIRRPIREALDRVHDYERTMQINYFGALRLTLRLLPRFLEQGSGHVVNISTMSSQVPIPLFSAYLASKSALESFSRSLNAELAHKGVTSTIVYFPMVRTPMSSKTAIYKHMPMMDTAKAAGWIVEAAAKRPARVSSPMGTLGGLAMAALPGVVTRLSQPLFRQMDKQLKRKLQDDRD from the coding sequence ATGGACCTGTACGGCAAGACCATCGTGCTGACCGGGGCCTCCGGCGGCATCGGCGAGGAAGCGGCCAAACAGCTGGCCCGGGCGGGAGCGCAGCTTTGCCTGGTGGCCCGGCGTGAAGAGGAACTGCAGCGCGTGCGGCGCGAGATCGAGGCCGAGGGCGGCCGGGCCAGCATCCACGCCTGCGATCTCGCCGACCCGGCCGACCTGGAGCGTTGTGCCGACGCCATCCTGGCGCAGCATCCGCGCATCGACGTGCTGGTGAACAACGCCGCGCGGTCGATCCGCCGCCCGATCCGCGAGGCGCTGGACCGCGTGCACGACTACGAGCGCACGATGCAGATCAACTACTTCGGCGCGCTGCGCCTGACGCTGCGCCTGCTGCCGCGCTTCCTGGAACAGGGCAGCGGCCATGTGGTGAACATCTCCACCATGTCTTCGCAGGTGCCAATCCCGCTGTTCTCGGCCTACCTGGCCAGCAAGAGCGCGCTGGAATCCTTCTCGCGCTCGCTGAACGCCGAGCTGGCGCACAAGGGCGTCACCAGCACCATCGTGTATTTCCCGATGGTGCGCACGCCGATGTCCTCGAAGACCGCGATCTACAAGCACATGCCGATGATGGACACCGCCAAGGCCGCGGGGTGGATCGTGGAAGCGGCGGCCAAGCGCCCGGCCCGCGTCAGCAGCCCCATGGGCACGCTCGGCGGCCTGGCGATGGCTGCACTGCCCGGCGTGGTGACCCGCCTGAGCCAGCCGCTGTTCCGGCAGATGGACAAGCAACTGAAGCGCAAGCTGCAAGACGACCGGGACTAA